Genomic segment of Myxococcales bacterium:
TTTGCTGTTGGTGTCGCACCCCGTCGCAGAATTGCAGTAACCATGGTAGAAACACACAGTGTTCCGGACCTCGATTGACTGATTCAACCGAATACGAAGCTGCCCCGCGCCACGCTGCCCTGGGCGGTGATTTTTTCGACGTCGTAGCGCCGGCGAGTTTTCCCGAGCATCACCTGCGCTACCGCAACGATCGCTGGGCCGCACGCGTTGGGCTGCAGTCCCTCGATGGCGAAGCCTGGCTCGATCACTTTGGCCGCTTCGCGCCACTGCCCAATAACTTCGATCAACCGCTGTCGCTTCGCTATCACGGCCATCAATTTCGCACGTACAATCCCGACCTGGGCGATGGTCGGGGGTTTTTGTTCGCGCAACTTCGCGACGCTGCCGATGGACGTTTGCTCGACCTCGCCACCAAGGGGAGTGGACAGACTCCCTGGTCTCGTGGCGGTGACGGGCGACTCACCCTGAAGGGCGGCGTGCGAGAGGTTCTGGCCACCGCACTGCTGGAGGCTCTCGGGGTCTATACCTCGAAGTCCTTCAGCCTGGTCGAAACCGGGGAAGAGCTCACCCGAGGAGATGAACCGTCACCGACTCGCTCCTCGGTGCTGGTGCGGCTCAGTCACTCCCATATTCGCTTCGGTACGTTTCAGCGTCAGGCATACTTGCAGGAGTCGGCGAACATCCAAAAACTGGTCGACTATTCAGTTGAGCACTACTTGCCCGCACTACAGGTCGATGCAGCCAAGCTCCCGGTCCCGGAGAGCCTTGCCGGATCCTTCCTCCACAACGTCGTCGAATCCTCTGCCGATCTTGCGGCCAGTTGGATGGTGGCCGGGTTCGTGCATGGGGTGTTGAATACCGACAATCTCAACATCACAGGCGAGAGCTTTGACTACGGCCCGTATCGTTTTCTACCGACCCTCGATCCTCGGTTTACGGCGGCATACTTCGACAGTGGAGGGCTCTATGCCTATGGGCGGCAACCCGAGGCCGTCGGCTGGAACCTGATGCGTCTCGCCGAAACCCTGCTCACCATCGAGGAGAAGGAACCTCTCGAGCAAGCTCTTTCAACGTTTCAGCGGAAATTCAATCGCGCGTACTGCGAGCGAACGCTTGTTCGACTCGGGCTCCGTCCGGTACCGGGCGTTGATGACTCTTTACTCGGTGTTGATGACTCTTTGCCCGGTGTTGATGACTCTTTGCCCGGTGTTGATGACTCTGCGGAGGGCGAAGACAGCCCGCAGCTAGAATTTGTGACCGCCATCTACGACTTCTTGTATGAGAGCCAGATCGGTTTCGAGCAGTTTTTCTTCGACTGGTTTGCCGGAGAGGCGAGTGCGGATCGAGCGAGCCGCAGCCCGGCGGCGGAGAAGTATGCAGGCAAGTCCTTCGCCGCTCTGAGAAAGAGGTTCGAAAAGTATCAGCCGATCGATCCCGAATCGCTCACCCACGCCTATTTTTCCCGGGAGCATCCCTGCACCTTGCTGATCGATGAAATCGAGTCTCTCTGGGATTCGATCGCGGAAGCTGACGATTGGTCGGGCTTCGAAGCCAAGCTCTCACAGATCGAGGAAATGCGCAGCGCACTCGCGTCCCGCGACTGACTACTCGTCTAGGGGCTGAGCGACTTCCGCTTGCATGTCTGTTCTTGTGGGTGTTGTTGTGGGTATTGTTGTGGGTGTTGTTGCAGGTGTTGTTGTGGGTGTAGCGGAGTCCGGCTCAGGCCCGACGCGCATGATCCAGAGCACCACGGCGGCGACGAATACGAGGGACATGCCGGTCATCCCAAAGAGTCGAAAGTTGACCCAGGTTTCCTCTGCGAAATTGTAGGCAACGTACAAGTTGCAGGCCCCGGAGAAAGCAAAGAACACAGCCCACATGTAGTTGAGCTTGCGCCACAATTCCTTGGGCAACTCGACGCCGGATCCCAGCATGCGTTCGATCAACGGTTTGTCGCCGATGTACTGACTGCCGATCAGCCCGACCGCGAGCAGCCACAATTCGACCGTTCCGTTCCACTTGATGAAGGTGGGGTCCCGGAAGATTAGCGTGAGAGCGCCGAAGGGCAGGACGAGAAGGAAGGCCATCACGTGGTTGCGATCGAAGCTTCCGGCAACCATCCGGTACCCGAGGGTCTGAATCGCACAGGCGATCATCACCGCTCCGGTGGCGTAATACATGTCGCGCTGATGGTAGGCGGCAAAAAAGACAACGATTGGGAACAGATCAACAAGGAACTTCATTTGACGGTTGTCGCCTCGCATTGAGTTCATGGTGCCGCCGCCGCACAATACCATCAATGCGCAGCAATGCCTTTGCAAACAGCACTCGACAAGTCTCGTCGGCCAGTTCGTCGAGCGATCTGAGTCTAAATTGTGTAGCGCTCGCAGATTCCTATCGCTGCACATGCATAGCGGTGCAGCCCCGGTCAAATCACGGTCCGGGAGGCAGAAAGTTGCTCATTCGGGCCCATGGCCGAGTTCAGGGGAGTGGCGACCCTGGAGCAAAGTTCTAACTTTCCTACTTCGACTCATCCCCAACCTGCGCGCCCGTGTCCGGAGAGATCATCCATGCCCATTGATTTTAGTTTTCCTGAAGAGATCGAGTTCGTGATCGAAAAAGTTCGCGACTTCATAAACCAGGTCGTTCGTCCGGCAGAGAAGACCATCGAGGAAAACGAGGGCGATCGAAAAATTCTTGTCGAACAGGTCATCATCATGCGCAAGGCCGCGAAGGAATGGGGGCTTTGGCTGCCCCACATGCCGACGGACGTGGGCGGAATGGGGTTGGGACATGTGGCGATGGCCGCTGTGTCTGCAGAAGCTGCAAAGACGCGCTTCGGGCCCTACGCACTCAACGCCCAGGCTCCGGACGAAGGCAACATGCACACGCTGTATCACTGGGCCACGGACGAGCAAAAAGAGAAATACTTGATGCCTCTGTGCAAGGGCACCGCGCGCTCTTGCTTCGCAATGACCGAACCCGAAGTCGCCGGCTCTGATCCGACGCTGATCCAAACCAAAGCCGTGCGCGACGGAGACGACTGGATCATCAACGGCCACAAGTGGTTCATCTCGGGAGCCGCCGGCGCGCAGTTCGCCATCCTCATTGCAAAGACAGAAGACAACCCCGAAGTTCGCCAGGCGGGAAACTCGGCCTTCCTCGTGGACATTCCGAGTGAGGGCTGGGAACTCGTTCGCGACATTGAAACAATGAGCGGTGGACACAACCATTGCGAGATCCGCATTACGGACCTGCGTGTTCCGAACGCGAACATGTTGGGCGGTCTCGGCGAAGGACATTTGCTCGGACAGGCGCGACTCGGCCCGGCCCGCCTCGCCCACTGCATGCGTTGGCTGGGCCAGGCAGAAGTCGCCCTCGAGATGATGATCGATCGCGCGACCAAGCGGTTCTCCCACGGCACGTTGCTTTCGGAAAAGCAGGGCATCCAATGGATGATCGCGGACTCGACCATGGAGATCTATCAGAGCAAACTGATGATTTTGCACTCGGCCTACAGGATCGATCGCAAGGAGGACTTCAAGAGCGAGGTTTCCATGACGAAACACTTCGTGGCCAATACATTGAACCGGGTGATCGATCGCGCCATTCAAGTCCACGGAGCCCTCGGCTACTCGACCGACACGCCACTGGCCAAAATGGCAACCCAGGCGCGCTGGGCGCGACTCGCGGACGGCGCCGACGAAGTGCATCAATGGCGCATCGCACAGCGTGCAATCGATACATATCTCCGGGATGGCTCGGTCAACGCAGCGACCGGTAGTTTGCCACTTTAGTCGCGTAAGCCCGGGAGGAAAAGCAGCCCGTCGGGAACCGCAACCCGACTGCGCTCAGGTCTGCGGCTTGAGACCGTCTCGCAACACCGCCGTCATTTCCTCAGCGTCCAGCGGATGCGAGAACAGATAACCTTGGAGTTCGTCACAGGATTCGCGACGCAGGAACTCGGCCTGGGTTTCGGTTTCGACTCCCTCGGCCACGACTCGCAGGTTGAGTCCCTTGGCCATGGAGAGGATTGCGGTTGCGATGGCGTGTGCTTCCGGATTGAATTCGAACGCCTGTACGAAGGAACGATCGATCTTTAGAGCGTCGACCGGAAAGCGTTGGATGTAGCTGAGCGACGAATAGCCGGTACCGAAATCATCGAGCGCGATACTCACGCCAAACTTTTTGAGTTGCTTGAGACAGCGTGAGGCCTCGGCCTCGTCGACCATCATGGCGGTTTCAGTGATCTCGATCTCGATCGATTTCGGATCGATCTTCGCCTCTTCCACGGTAGTGATCAACTTGCAGGCGAGCCGTTGCTCTCGAAACTGTTGGCCCGAGACGTTGATGCCGATTCGTTTGGGCGCGATCCCCTCGGCGCTCCAACGCGCAAATTGTGCACACGCTTCGTCGATGACCCATTCTCCAAGATCTACAATCAAACCCGACTGCTCGGCGATGCCGATGAATTTGGCGGGCGCGATCATGCCATGGACTGGATCGTTCCAGCGAGCCAGACACTCTACCGCCACGAGTTCACCCGATTTGGCGGATATGATTGGCTGGTAATGCAATTCCAGCTCCTCCCGATCGAGGGCGCGACGAAGTGCTTGGGCCAGCGTAGTGCGCTCGACGACCGCGTCGTTCATGGAGTTTTCAAAGAACTGGAAATTGTTTCGCCCTTCCTTCTTTGCGTGGTACATCGCGAGGTCGGCATTGCGCAGCAGTTCGTCCATCGTCGTCACCGAACCTGGATACAGTGCGATTCCGATACTTGCGCTGACGAAGACCTCGTGGGAATGAAAGCGAAACGGTGAATTGAGTTCTTCGAGCACGCGATGTGCGACGATGGCTGCTTCCGAAAAATCGCTGAGTCCGTCGAGCAAAATGGTAAATTCGTCTCCGCCGAGACGAGACACGAACTCGGTATCGTCATTCGTCTGCCTCGAAATGCTGTCGACGCCTCGTACGCAGTTCAGCAGACGGCTGGCGACCTGCTGAAGGAGTGCGTCACCGCTGCTGTGACCGTGGGTGTCATTGATCTCCTTGAAGCCGTCGAGATCGAGGAACAGCAGTCCCACGAGGTGACCTTCGCGGTCGGCCGCCTCCATGGCCTGGGTAAGGTGCTCCTTGAAGAGTTGGCGGTTGGGCAAGGTCGTGAGTTCGTCATAGTACGCGAGGTAGCGCGTGCGCTCCTCGGCCCTTCTGCGCTGCTCGACTTCGTGACGGAGATCGCGGTTTGTCTGCGCAAGCTGCACCGTCTGTTCGTGTTTTTGGTAATCGCTCAAGAATGCTATGGCGGTCAGAATGATCAACCAGGAAAAGACGTCTACGGAACGCTGAAGCCAGAGAGCAGAACCTCGACCGAGATCGCCGTAAAAGTGATCGGAAAGCTCAATACCGCTCGCATCGAGGGCAATGAAAACAACGACGCTCGCGGCGCCTAGACCGGCCCAGGTCCACGAGCTGCGTTTTGCGCCCATCAGGATTGCGAGCATGGGAGGCAACCCGAACCAGTGTACGATCGGTGCCTTGATACCACCCGAAAAGGCCGTAGCGACAAAGATCGATACAAATGCGAGGGCGATGACGAGGTTGGCAGCCGAGGAGATGGTCTGGTTGTGACGAAGTGCGGCTGGGAGAAAGGCCAGAATGCCGATGCTCGCGGCGAGAGCCGTAGTTGCCCAGATTGCGTCTTCCAAGGGCAGCGCCCATTGAAAGTAGACGGCGGCCTGAATCGCAAGGGCGATGTGCAGTGCCGCGAAGCCAATGATCACCCGCGCTTGTTGGAGCTGTTCCGAGTCGCCCAGCAGAATGTGGGCGGGAACGATCCGGTCGATCGTGCGCGTCAGCAACCTTGCCCTGAACGAATTCGAATCGCTCTTGATCGCGGACTGGCTGTGAGATGCAATTGTATGATCAGGGATCGACGTCATCGAAGAGCGTGTTTCCAGGTAGTAGGTACGGGGAGTGATGTTGCGAACGTGCGTACAGAACGCCTACTCGTATCGGCTCTGCCGAGCGTGGAATTGATCGTCTCCCCTCGCTCTCGGCAATTCGCAGCCAGCAAAAGGGATCAGATTACCTCGAATTGCCGCGGGGTCGGAATCTTGAATCAAAGACGCGGGGAGGTCTCGCGCACGACGATGCGCCGGGAACCGGAGGTTCCCGTACGCAGTGCTACGCCGAGGCGGTACTCGGGCATCTGCCACTGGGAGAGCGGATACACCGCCAATTGCCAGTCCCTGGGCTGGTCATCGAAGTCGGGGGGTACGTCGAGCCGTACCCTGGGCTCGTCGCAGTCCTCGATCCGCATCGTGAAGGTGTGGGGCGGGAGTTGGAACCCCTTGCCGCGCGCTTTCATGTAGGCTTCTTTCAGCGTCCAGTAGTCGGCAAAGCGACCCTGCAACGAGTCGCCGTCGCGTTTATGGAGGTCTTCCCGCTCTGGTGAGGTGAAGACACGCTTCGCCACACCGTCGAGATCCTTGACCCGATTCATTCGTTCGACATCCACGCCGCAATCGATATCCAAGCAAACAACGCAGGCCGCAAGTCCTTCGGTATGAGAGAGATTGAAGCGGAGCGCCGGGACCCCAGCGGGTCCCGAAACTTCGGGCCGACCGAACTCGCCTTCCGAGAACCGCCAGTTCTCGGGGGATACTTCGGCGTATCGCGAAAGCGAGATTCGCAGCAATGCGTGGGAGACCAGAAACAGTTTCCGGTGAACTTCGAAGTGGAAGCGCTCGTGACGATCTCGCTCAGCTTCAGATAGCAGGTCGCGGTACTCGTCGAGCTGTTGCGAATCTTCGATGTCGCGGGGCCGAGCCAGCCAGACGTGCGCCTCGGTTTTGAGATCAGTCAGCGCAACGGGGTCATGGGTCACCGGGCAAGTGTGCCGCGCATGTGCTGAAACGCCATGGCTGGGTGGGATTTCTCGCGAGGAAGTCGCGCACCATTAGAATTAAATGTGCAGATCTTCCGGGATCAACCGCGCTGGGTCGGCAAAGCGATCGCGGGAAAGAGGACTCAGGTCTACGTGTTCGAACCGGCCGGTATCGATCAGCGCCGCCATCTCCTGGCCGACCGAGTAGCTCTGCATGACGCCGCG
This window contains:
- a CDS encoding YdiU family protein; this translates as MTDSTEYEAAPRHAALGGDFFDVVAPASFPEHHLRYRNDRWAARVGLQSLDGEAWLDHFGRFAPLPNNFDQPLSLRYHGHQFRTYNPDLGDGRGFLFAQLRDAADGRLLDLATKGSGQTPWSRGGDGRLTLKGGVREVLATALLEALGVYTSKSFSLVETGEELTRGDEPSPTRSSVLVRLSHSHIRFGTFQRQAYLQESANIQKLVDYSVEHYLPALQVDAAKLPVPESLAGSFLHNVVESSADLAASWMVAGFVHGVLNTDNLNITGESFDYGPYRFLPTLDPRFTAAYFDSGGLYAYGRQPEAVGWNLMRLAETLLTIEEKEPLEQALSTFQRKFNRAYCERTLVRLGLRPVPGVDDSLLGVDDSLPGVDDSLPGVDDSAEGEDSPQLEFVTAIYDFLYESQIGFEQFFFDWFAGEASADRASRSPAAEKYAGKSFAALRKRFEKYQPIDPESLTHAYFSREHPCTLLIDEIESLWDSIAEADDWSGFEAKLSQIEEMRSALASRD
- a CDS encoding septation protein A, with the translated sequence MKFLVDLFPIVVFFAAYHQRDMYYATGAVMIACAIQTLGYRMVAGSFDRNHVMAFLLVLPFGALTLIFRDPTFIKWNGTVELWLLAVGLIGSQYIGDKPLIERMLGSGVELPKELWRKLNYMWAVFFAFSGACNLYVAYNFAEETWVNFRLFGMTGMSLVFVAAVVLWIMRVGPEPDSATPTTTPATTPTTIPTTTPTRTDMQAEVAQPLDE
- a CDS encoding acyl-CoA dehydrogenase family protein, giving the protein MPIDFSFPEEIEFVIEKVRDFINQVVRPAEKTIEENEGDRKILVEQVIIMRKAAKEWGLWLPHMPTDVGGMGLGHVAMAAVSAEAAKTRFGPYALNAQAPDEGNMHTLYHWATDEQKEKYLMPLCKGTARSCFAMTEPEVAGSDPTLIQTKAVRDGDDWIINGHKWFISGAAGAQFAILIAKTEDNPEVRQAGNSAFLVDIPSEGWELVRDIETMSGGHNHCEIRITDLRVPNANMLGGLGEGHLLGQARLGPARLAHCMRWLGQAEVALEMMIDRATKRFSHGTLLSEKQGIQWMIADSTMEIYQSKLMILHSAYRIDRKEDFKSEVSMTKHFVANTLNRVIDRAIQVHGALGYSTDTPLAKMATQARWARLADGADEVHQWRIAQRAIDTYLRDGSVNAATGSLPL
- a CDS encoding EAL domain-containing protein, yielding MTSIPDHTIASHSQSAIKSDSNSFRARLLTRTIDRIVPAHILLGDSEQLQQARVIIGFAALHIALAIQAAVYFQWALPLEDAIWATTALAASIGILAFLPAALRHNQTISSAANLVIALAFVSIFVATAFSGGIKAPIVHWFGLPPMLAILMGAKRSSWTWAGLGAASVVVFIALDASGIELSDHFYGDLGRGSALWLQRSVDVFSWLIILTAIAFLSDYQKHEQTVQLAQTNRDLRHEVEQRRRAEERTRYLAYYDELTTLPNRQLFKEHLTQAMEAADREGHLVGLLFLDLDGFKEINDTHGHSSGDALLQQVASRLLNCVRGVDSISRQTNDDTEFVSRLGGDEFTILLDGLSDFSEAAIVAHRVLEELNSPFRFHSHEVFVSASIGIALYPGSVTTMDELLRNADLAMYHAKKEGRNNFQFFENSMNDAVVERTTLAQALRRALDREELELHYQPIISAKSGELVAVECLARWNDPVHGMIAPAKFIGIAEQSGLIVDLGEWVIDEACAQFARWSAEGIAPKRIGINVSGQQFREQRLACKLITTVEEAKIDPKSIEIEITETAMMVDEAEASRCLKQLKKFGVSIALDDFGTGYSSLSYIQRFPVDALKIDRSFVQAFEFNPEAHAIATAILSMAKGLNLRVVAEGVETETQAEFLRRESCDELQGYLFSHPLDAEEMTAVLRDGLKPQT
- a CDS encoding 4'-phosphopantetheinyl transferase superfamily protein, whose protein sequence is MTHDPVALTDLKTEAHVWLARPRDIEDSQQLDEYRDLLSEAERDRHERFHFEVHRKLFLVSHALLRISLSRYAEVSPENWRFSEGEFGRPEVSGPAGVPALRFNLSHTEGLAACVVCLDIDCGVDVERMNRVKDLDGVAKRVFTSPEREDLHKRDGDSLQGRFADYWTLKEAYMKARGKGFQLPPHTFTMRIEDCDEPRVRLDVPPDFDDQPRDWQLAVYPLSQWQMPEYRLGVALRTGTSGSRRIVVRETSPRL